The following proteins come from a genomic window of Trifolium pratense cultivar HEN17-A07 linkage group LG4, ARS_RC_1.1, whole genome shotgun sequence:
- the LOC123921446 gene encoding uncharacterized protein LOC123921446 isoform X1, with the protein MDQRNIRSPASVARQRRLRRKLILIQKRNIAFQPTSIPESSPNPMVVDNPSSVARQRRLERREKLKEKRTMFHVHRTHYAVRNGIFKRTSRSGFRSKRRRINDLGLHSLETIVEGSGGNSNIGVDEDNTVIFSSAEAREYSDIGDMNVVCPKCDALVWDLEKLKKNSHTSAFEVSLCCMRGKVTIPLMIEPPLLLKNLFNGVDARSRHFISNIRSYNNMFAFTSMGGKILKGENTGRGPPNFVIGGQNYHRIGSLIPNEGYRPKFAQMYIYDTEHEVTNRLSHFSDNSTGKNLDPSLVADLLKLMDDHNILVKSFRMVREFRQLNQNIPVQLRLFRNRTADVRVYNVPEISEVAALIVGDFDSSECGRDIVVREKDGHLQRIHETHSKFIPLQYPLLFPYGEDQYSEDIRRNSLTSSLSTKRRERVTLREFGAFRMQERHSEFSGLLNSKRLFQQFSVDLYSMIEAQRLSYVRNNQSNIRSGFLLGVEEAVSRGDVDASSIGSRVVLPSSFTGGRRYMFNNCQDAMAICKKFGYPDLFLTVTCNPTWEEIQRHLYKSGNSAPYRPDISCRVFQMKLEEMMNDFKKGKYFGKVIASKLFYICFFFTYKYVFYTICKLFFLDFITFINLIGLYTIEFQKRGLPHAHILLWLHRRNKLDSPKSIDSVICAELPDEALYPKLFLAVTRFMIHGPCGIARPSSPCMRNRSCSKFYPKKFVDRTTFDESGYPVYRRRDLGVTVLKKDVQLDNRSVVPYNPSLIMKYQAHVNIEFCNKSNCIKYLFKYITKGVDRVTATLQVGDEEVVDEIQQYYDCRYLSPSESIWRLFAFDIHRRWPPVQRLTFHLRDEQRVVFKDTTNLEDVLSRNRDKNTMFLAWMEANSEYDSGRSLTYCQFPTKFVYDSKKRRWKPRKQGQSIGRLTFVPHSNRELYYMRLLLNIQVGCTCFEDIRTVDGHVYDSYREACDELGLLANDREFIDAIDELSILGTGSYVRNVFSVLLLTSCMSDPGKVFEHQWENLSDGILFDRRRALNQPDLIIPSEELKQMCLIEIDKLLRRNGLTLTDFECMPKILSPEIDPYDNLLIYNELSYGSSEMLSKHDEYFKSLNEDQMHAYDIIVSAVNNKTGGMFFVDGFGGTGKTFLWNTLSFRFRSENKIVLNVASSGIASLLLPGGRTAHSQFAIPLNLTEESCCRIEKNSKKADLLVMASLIIWDEAPMINRSAFEAFDRTLRDIMSNHVGGASEIPFGGKTVVFGGDFRQILPVVPKGGRPDIVHATINSSPLWRFCTVLKLSKNMRLQSSSDMNEMKSLTDFAKWNLDIGDGKIGVDDDGQYLIEIPDDLCIKGSGDHVRDIVDAVYPELLENISNDDFFQDRAILTPTLELVEKVNDFVLSLIPGEASEYLSCDSICKCDEDVGIDRRWITTEFLNDIKCSGLPNHKLRFKVGVPVILLRNIDVSAGLCNGTRLVINHLGKTIIGARILNGSHGGEQVYVTRMKLMPSDSNAAITFERRQFPFSLCFAMTINKSQGQTLSNVGLYLPRPVFTHGQLYVAISRVKTRTGLKILIVDENGEASNTTVNFVYREVFQKI; encoded by the exons ATGGACCAAAGAAACATTCGTAGTCCAGCATCTGTTGCTCGGCAGAGGCGTCTCCGGAGAAAGTTGATATTGATCCAAAAGAGGAACATTGCATTCCAACCTACTTCCATTCCAGAATCCAGTCCCAATCCAATGGTTGTTGATAATCCATCGTCTGTAGCTCGACAAAGACGTTtggaaagaagagaaaaattaaaggaaaaaagGACTATGTTTCATGTCCATCGAACCCATTATGCAGTTAGAAATGGAA ttTTCAAACGTACATCAAGATCAGGATTTCGTTCAAAGCGTCGTCGTATTAATGATCTTGGTCTACATTCATTGGAAA CTATAGTGGAGGGTTCCGGTGGCAACTCAAATATCGGAGTGGATGAAGACAACACTGTGATATTTTCTTCGGCTGAAGCGCGAG AATATTCCGATATTGGTGATATGAATGTGGTGTGTCCGAAATGCGATGCCTTGGTTTGGGATCTtgagaaattaaagaaaaattctCATACTTCAGCATTTGAAGTATCTTTATGTTGTATGAGAGGAAAGGTTACCATTCCGCTGATGATTGAACCTCCTTTGCTTTTAAAGAACTTATTCAATGGTGTTGATGCAAGAAGTCgacattttatttcaaatattagATCATACAATAACATGTTTGCTTTTACTTCAATGGGAGGCAAGATTTTGAAGGGGGAAAATACCGGACGCGGTCCTCCCAATTTTGTCATAGGTGGACAAAACTATCATAGGATTGGAAGTTTAATTCCGAACGAAGGCTACAGACCCAAATTTGCACAGATGTATATATATGACACTGAGCATGAAGTTACAAATCGTTTGTCTCATTTTAG tGATAATTCCACGGGAAAGAATCTTGATCCATCTTTGGTAGCTGATTTGCTGAAATTAATGGATGATCATAATATTTTGGTAAAGAGCTTTCGAATGGTTCGTGAGTTTCGCCAGCTTAATCAAAACATTCCGGTGCAGCTTCGTTTATTTCGCAATAGAACGGCCGATGTCCGTGTATATAATGTTCCTGAAATTAGCGAAGTTGCTGCTTTAATTGTTGGCGATTTTGATAGTTCAGAATGCGGGAGAGATATTGTGGTTCGTGAGAAGGATGGCCATCTTCAACGTATCCACGAGACTCATTCCAAGTTTATACCGCTGCAGTATCCGCTTCTTTTTCCTTACGGTGAGGATCAATATTCTGAAGACATTAGGCGCAACTCATTGACTTCCTCTTTGAGCACGAAGAGACGTGAGAGGGTCACTTTGCGCGAGTTTGGTGCTTTTCGTATGCAAGAACGACATTCTGAATTCTCCGGTTTGTTAAACAGCAAGAGACTTTTCCAACAATTTTCAGTGGATTTGTACTCAATGATTGAGGCTCAGAGGCTGTCCTATGTCAGAAATAATCAGAGTAATATTCGTTCTGGCTTTTTGCTCGGGGTCGAAGAAGCTGTTAGTCGCGGTGACGTTGATGCTTCTTCCATTGGTTCGCGTGTTGTTTTGCCTTCGTCATTCACCGGCGGTAGACggtatatgtttaataattgtcaGGACGCTATGGCCAtttgcaaaaaatttggttatcctGATTTGTTTTTGACTGTTACTTGCAATCCAACCTGGGAAGAAATTCAGCGACATCTTTATAAATCTGGTAACAGTGCTCCATATCGACCGGATATTAGTTGCAGGGTATTCCAGATGAAATTGGAAGAGATGATGAATGATTTCAAAAAGGGGAAATACTTTGGAAAAGTAATTGCAAGTAAGTTGTTttacatatgttttttttttacatataagtATGTATTCTACACGatatgtaaattattttttttggatttcatAACATTTATAAATTTGATAGGTTTGTATACTATTGAGTTTCAAAAGAGGGGTCTGCCACATGCTCATATTCTATTGTGGTTGCACCGGCGTAACAAACTAGATTCTCCGAAGTCAATTGATTCAGTCATTTGTGCTGAGCTACCCGATGAAGCTctatatccgaaactttttttaGCTGTAACAAGATTCATGATTCATGGTCCTTGTGGCATAGCTAGGCCAAGTTCTCCCTGCATGAGAAATCGATCATGTTCCAAATTTTATCCAAAGAAGTTTGTTGATCGAACAACTTTTGATGAAAGTGGCTATCCCGTATATCGTCGTCGAGATCTTGGTGTGACGGTGCTAAAAAAAGATGTCCAGCTTGACAATCGCAGTGTTGTTCCTTATAATCCATCTCTCATAATGAAGTATCAGGCCCATGTTAACATTGAGTTTTGCAACAAATCTAATTGCATCAAGTATTTGTTCAAGTACATCACCAAGGGAGTAGATAGGGTAACCGCGACTTTGCAGGTTGGTGATGAAGAGGTTGTTGATGAAATTCAACAGTATTACGATTGCAGATATTTGTCTCCATCGGAGTCTATTTGGAGGTTATTTGCTTTTGATATTCACAGAAGATGGCCACCTGTCCAGAGACTGACTTTTCATCTGAGAGACGAACAAAGAGTCGTTTTCAAGGACACCACCAATTTGGAAGATGTTTTATCTCGAAATAGGGATAAAAATACAATGTTTCTTGCTTGGATGGAGGCAAATAGCGAATATGACTCGGGTAGAAGCTTAACCTATTGCCAATTCCCTACGAAGTTTGTTTACGATTCAAAAAAACGTAGGTGGAAGCCAAGAAAGCAGGGTCAATCGATTGGTAGACTCACATTTGTTCCTCATAGCAACCGAGAATTGTATTACATGCGACTATTGTTGAATATCCAGGTTGGTTGCACATGTTTTGAAGATATTCGAACTGTTGATGGACATGTTTATGATTCTTATCGCGAAGCTTGTGACGAGTTGGGTTTACTTGCAAATGATCGTGAATTTATTGATGCTATTGATGAACTCTCAATTCTTGGAACTGGTTCATACGTTCGTAATGTTTTTTCTGTGTTACTATTGACATCATGTATGAGTGATCCGGGGAAAGTTTTTGAACATCAATGGGAAAATCTGTCGGACGGAATCCTATTCGACAGACGACGTGCTTTAAATCAACCAG atCTCATTATACCTTCAGAAGAGTTGAAACAGATGTGTTTGATTGAAATTGATAAATTACTGCGTCGTAATGGATTGACTTTAACTGACTTTGAGTGCATGCCTAAAATATTATCTCCAGAGATTGATCCCTATGACAACTTGCTAATATATAACGAGTTGTCTTATGGTTCAAGTGAGATGTTGTCCAAGCATGATGAATATTTTAAATCTCTAAATGAAGACCAGATGCATGCTTATGATATAATTGTCAGCGCAGTAAATAATAAGACTGGTGGCATGTTTTTTGTTGATGGTTTCGGAGGTACAGGGAAGACTTTCTTGTGGAATACATTGTCTTTTCGTTTTCGCTCGGAAAACAAAATAGTTCTAAATGTAGCTTCCAGTGGCATTGCTTCTCTACTACTTCCCGGTGGAAGAACTGCTCACTCACAATTTGCTATTCCACTCAATTTAACCGAAGAATCGTGTTGCAGAATTGAGAAAAATAGTAAGAAGGCAGATTTGTTAGTTATGGCAAGTTTAATTATTTGGGATGAAGCTCCGATGATAAATAGGTCAGCTTTTGAAGCATTTGATAGAACTTTGCGTGATATCATGAGCAACCATGTTGGAGGTGCATCGGAGATTCCATTTGGTGGTAAAACTGTTGTGTTTGGTGGTGATTTTCGGCAGATTCTACCAGTTGTTCCCAAGGGAGGTAGGCCGGATATTGTTCATGCAACTATTAATTCATCTCCTTTGTGGCGTTTTTGTACAGTTTTGAAACTATCCAAAAATATGAGGCTCCAAAGTTCTTCAgatatgaatgaaatgaaatcttTGACTGATTTTGCCAAATGGAATCTTGATATCGGGGATGGCAAAATAGGTGTTGACGATGATGGGCAGTATCTTATTGAAATTCCCGATGATCTTTGTATTAAAGGTTCAGGTGATCATGTACGTGATATTGTTGATGCGGTTTACCCTGAATTGCTTGAGAATATTTCAAACGATGATTTTTTCCAAGATCGAGCTATTTTGACACCGACTCTTGAGCTGGTTGAGAAGGTTAATGATTTCGTACTATCACTAATTCCAGGTGAAGCATCTGAGTATCTAAGCTGTGATTCAATTTGCAAGTGTGATGAGGATGTTGGAATTGATCGTCGTTGGATAACAACCGAGTTTTTGAATGACATTAAATGTTCTGGATTGCCTAATCATAAGTTGCGTTTTAAGGTTGGTGTTCCGGTTATTCTTCTTCGCAATATTGATGTGTCTGCTGGTTTATGCAACGGTACGCGGTTGGTTATAAATCATCTTGGGAAAACAATAATTGGTGCACGTATATTGAATGGTTCTCATGGTGGGGAACAAGTATATGTTACAAGGATGAAGTTAATGCCATCTGATTCTAATGCTGCTATTACTTTTGAGAGACGCCAATTTCCATTTTCCTTGtgttttgcgatgactattaataaaaGTCAAGGACAAACTCTATCAAATGTTGGATTGTACCTTCCAAGACCTGTATTCACTCATGGTCAGCTTTATGTTGCTATCTCGCGTGTGAAGACAAGGACTGGTCTCAAAATTTTAATAGTCGATGAAAATGGCGAAGCTTCTAATACTACTGTCAATTTTGTTTACCGAGAAGTATTTCAGAAGATTTAA
- the LOC123921446 gene encoding uncharacterized protein LOC123921446 isoform X3 yields MDQRNIRSPASVARQRRLRRKLILIQKRNIAFQPTSIPESSPNPMVVDNPSSVARQRRLERREKLKEKRTMFHVHRTHYAVRNGTIVEGSGGNSNIGVDEDNTVIFSSAEAREYSDIGDMNVVCPKCDALVWDLEKLKKNSHTSAFEVSLCCMRGKVTIPLMIEPPLLLKNLFNGVDARSRHFISNIRSYNNMFAFTSMGGKILKGENTGRGPPNFVIGGQNYHRIGSLIPNEGYRPKFAQMYIYDTEHEVTNRLSHFSDNSTGKNLDPSLVADLLKLMDDHNILVKSFRMVREFRQLNQNIPVQLRLFRNRTADVRVYNVPEISEVAALIVGDFDSSECGRDIVVREKDGHLQRIHETHSKFIPLQYPLLFPYGEDQYSEDIRRNSLTSSLSTKRRERVTLREFGAFRMQERHSEFSGLLNSKRLFQQFSVDLYSMIEAQRLSYVRNNQSNIRSGFLLGVEEAVSRGDVDASSIGSRVVLPSSFTGGRRYMFNNCQDAMAICKKFGYPDLFLTVTCNPTWEEIQRHLYKSGNSAPYRPDISCRVFQMKLEEMMNDFKKGKYFGKVIASKLFYICFFFTYKYVFYTICKLFFLDFITFINLIGLYTIEFQKRGLPHAHILLWLHRRNKLDSPKSIDSVICAELPDEALYPKLFLAVTRFMIHGPCGIARPSSPCMRNRSCSKFYPKKFVDRTTFDESGYPVYRRRDLGVTVLKKDVQLDNRSVVPYNPSLIMKYQAHVNIEFCNKSNCIKYLFKYITKGVDRVTATLQVGDEEVVDEIQQYYDCRYLSPSESIWRLFAFDIHRRWPPVQRLTFHLRDEQRVVFKDTTNLEDVLSRNRDKNTMFLAWMEANSEYDSGRSLTYCQFPTKFVYDSKKRRWKPRKQGQSIGRLTFVPHSNRELYYMRLLLNIQVGCTCFEDIRTVDGHVYDSYREACDELGLLANDREFIDAIDELSILGTGSYVRNVFSVLLLTSCMSDPGKVFEHQWENLSDGILFDRRRALNQPDLIIPSEELKQMCLIEIDKLLRRNGLTLTDFECMPKILSPEIDPYDNLLIYNELSYGSSEMLSKHDEYFKSLNEDQMHAYDIIVSAVNNKTGGMFFVDGFGGTGKTFLWNTLSFRFRSENKIVLNVASSGIASLLLPGGRTAHSQFAIPLNLTEESCCRIEKNSKKADLLVMASLIIWDEAPMINRSAFEAFDRTLRDIMSNHVGGASEIPFGGKTVVFGGDFRQILPVVPKGGRPDIVHATINSSPLWRFCTVLKLSKNMRLQSSSDMNEMKSLTDFAKWNLDIGDGKIGVDDDGQYLIEIPDDLCIKGSGDHVRDIVDAVYPELLENISNDDFFQDRAILTPTLELVEKVNDFVLSLIPGEASEYLSCDSICKCDEDVGIDRRWITTEFLNDIKCSGLPNHKLRFKVGVPVILLRNIDVSAGLCNGTRLVINHLGKTIIGARILNGSHGGEQVYVTRMKLMPSDSNAAITFERRQFPFSLCFAMTINKSQGQTLSNVGLYLPRPVFTHGQLYVAISRVKTRTGLKILIVDENGEASNTTVNFVYREVFQKI; encoded by the exons ATGGACCAAAGAAACATTCGTAGTCCAGCATCTGTTGCTCGGCAGAGGCGTCTCCGGAGAAAGTTGATATTGATCCAAAAGAGGAACATTGCATTCCAACCTACTTCCATTCCAGAATCCAGTCCCAATCCAATGGTTGTTGATAATCCATCGTCTGTAGCTCGACAAAGACGTTtggaaagaagagaaaaattaaaggaaaaaagGACTATGTTTCATGTCCATCGAACCCATTATGCAGTTAGAAATGGAA CTATAGTGGAGGGTTCCGGTGGCAACTCAAATATCGGAGTGGATGAAGACAACACTGTGATATTTTCTTCGGCTGAAGCGCGAG AATATTCCGATATTGGTGATATGAATGTGGTGTGTCCGAAATGCGATGCCTTGGTTTGGGATCTtgagaaattaaagaaaaattctCATACTTCAGCATTTGAAGTATCTTTATGTTGTATGAGAGGAAAGGTTACCATTCCGCTGATGATTGAACCTCCTTTGCTTTTAAAGAACTTATTCAATGGTGTTGATGCAAGAAGTCgacattttatttcaaatattagATCATACAATAACATGTTTGCTTTTACTTCAATGGGAGGCAAGATTTTGAAGGGGGAAAATACCGGACGCGGTCCTCCCAATTTTGTCATAGGTGGACAAAACTATCATAGGATTGGAAGTTTAATTCCGAACGAAGGCTACAGACCCAAATTTGCACAGATGTATATATATGACACTGAGCATGAAGTTACAAATCGTTTGTCTCATTTTAG tGATAATTCCACGGGAAAGAATCTTGATCCATCTTTGGTAGCTGATTTGCTGAAATTAATGGATGATCATAATATTTTGGTAAAGAGCTTTCGAATGGTTCGTGAGTTTCGCCAGCTTAATCAAAACATTCCGGTGCAGCTTCGTTTATTTCGCAATAGAACGGCCGATGTCCGTGTATATAATGTTCCTGAAATTAGCGAAGTTGCTGCTTTAATTGTTGGCGATTTTGATAGTTCAGAATGCGGGAGAGATATTGTGGTTCGTGAGAAGGATGGCCATCTTCAACGTATCCACGAGACTCATTCCAAGTTTATACCGCTGCAGTATCCGCTTCTTTTTCCTTACGGTGAGGATCAATATTCTGAAGACATTAGGCGCAACTCATTGACTTCCTCTTTGAGCACGAAGAGACGTGAGAGGGTCACTTTGCGCGAGTTTGGTGCTTTTCGTATGCAAGAACGACATTCTGAATTCTCCGGTTTGTTAAACAGCAAGAGACTTTTCCAACAATTTTCAGTGGATTTGTACTCAATGATTGAGGCTCAGAGGCTGTCCTATGTCAGAAATAATCAGAGTAATATTCGTTCTGGCTTTTTGCTCGGGGTCGAAGAAGCTGTTAGTCGCGGTGACGTTGATGCTTCTTCCATTGGTTCGCGTGTTGTTTTGCCTTCGTCATTCACCGGCGGTAGACggtatatgtttaataattgtcaGGACGCTATGGCCAtttgcaaaaaatttggttatcctGATTTGTTTTTGACTGTTACTTGCAATCCAACCTGGGAAGAAATTCAGCGACATCTTTATAAATCTGGTAACAGTGCTCCATATCGACCGGATATTAGTTGCAGGGTATTCCAGATGAAATTGGAAGAGATGATGAATGATTTCAAAAAGGGGAAATACTTTGGAAAAGTAATTGCAAGTAAGTTGTTttacatatgttttttttttacatataagtATGTATTCTACACGatatgtaaattattttttttggatttcatAACATTTATAAATTTGATAGGTTTGTATACTATTGAGTTTCAAAAGAGGGGTCTGCCACATGCTCATATTCTATTGTGGTTGCACCGGCGTAACAAACTAGATTCTCCGAAGTCAATTGATTCAGTCATTTGTGCTGAGCTACCCGATGAAGCTctatatccgaaactttttttaGCTGTAACAAGATTCATGATTCATGGTCCTTGTGGCATAGCTAGGCCAAGTTCTCCCTGCATGAGAAATCGATCATGTTCCAAATTTTATCCAAAGAAGTTTGTTGATCGAACAACTTTTGATGAAAGTGGCTATCCCGTATATCGTCGTCGAGATCTTGGTGTGACGGTGCTAAAAAAAGATGTCCAGCTTGACAATCGCAGTGTTGTTCCTTATAATCCATCTCTCATAATGAAGTATCAGGCCCATGTTAACATTGAGTTTTGCAACAAATCTAATTGCATCAAGTATTTGTTCAAGTACATCACCAAGGGAGTAGATAGGGTAACCGCGACTTTGCAGGTTGGTGATGAAGAGGTTGTTGATGAAATTCAACAGTATTACGATTGCAGATATTTGTCTCCATCGGAGTCTATTTGGAGGTTATTTGCTTTTGATATTCACAGAAGATGGCCACCTGTCCAGAGACTGACTTTTCATCTGAGAGACGAACAAAGAGTCGTTTTCAAGGACACCACCAATTTGGAAGATGTTTTATCTCGAAATAGGGATAAAAATACAATGTTTCTTGCTTGGATGGAGGCAAATAGCGAATATGACTCGGGTAGAAGCTTAACCTATTGCCAATTCCCTACGAAGTTTGTTTACGATTCAAAAAAACGTAGGTGGAAGCCAAGAAAGCAGGGTCAATCGATTGGTAGACTCACATTTGTTCCTCATAGCAACCGAGAATTGTATTACATGCGACTATTGTTGAATATCCAGGTTGGTTGCACATGTTTTGAAGATATTCGAACTGTTGATGGACATGTTTATGATTCTTATCGCGAAGCTTGTGACGAGTTGGGTTTACTTGCAAATGATCGTGAATTTATTGATGCTATTGATGAACTCTCAATTCTTGGAACTGGTTCATACGTTCGTAATGTTTTTTCTGTGTTACTATTGACATCATGTATGAGTGATCCGGGGAAAGTTTTTGAACATCAATGGGAAAATCTGTCGGACGGAATCCTATTCGACAGACGACGTGCTTTAAATCAACCAG atCTCATTATACCTTCAGAAGAGTTGAAACAGATGTGTTTGATTGAAATTGATAAATTACTGCGTCGTAATGGATTGACTTTAACTGACTTTGAGTGCATGCCTAAAATATTATCTCCAGAGATTGATCCCTATGACAACTTGCTAATATATAACGAGTTGTCTTATGGTTCAAGTGAGATGTTGTCCAAGCATGATGAATATTTTAAATCTCTAAATGAAGACCAGATGCATGCTTATGATATAATTGTCAGCGCAGTAAATAATAAGACTGGTGGCATGTTTTTTGTTGATGGTTTCGGAGGTACAGGGAAGACTTTCTTGTGGAATACATTGTCTTTTCGTTTTCGCTCGGAAAACAAAATAGTTCTAAATGTAGCTTCCAGTGGCATTGCTTCTCTACTACTTCCCGGTGGAAGAACTGCTCACTCACAATTTGCTATTCCACTCAATTTAACCGAAGAATCGTGTTGCAGAATTGAGAAAAATAGTAAGAAGGCAGATTTGTTAGTTATGGCAAGTTTAATTATTTGGGATGAAGCTCCGATGATAAATAGGTCAGCTTTTGAAGCATTTGATAGAACTTTGCGTGATATCATGAGCAACCATGTTGGAGGTGCATCGGAGATTCCATTTGGTGGTAAAACTGTTGTGTTTGGTGGTGATTTTCGGCAGATTCTACCAGTTGTTCCCAAGGGAGGTAGGCCGGATATTGTTCATGCAACTATTAATTCATCTCCTTTGTGGCGTTTTTGTACAGTTTTGAAACTATCCAAAAATATGAGGCTCCAAAGTTCTTCAgatatgaatgaaatgaaatcttTGACTGATTTTGCCAAATGGAATCTTGATATCGGGGATGGCAAAATAGGTGTTGACGATGATGGGCAGTATCTTATTGAAATTCCCGATGATCTTTGTATTAAAGGTTCAGGTGATCATGTACGTGATATTGTTGATGCGGTTTACCCTGAATTGCTTGAGAATATTTCAAACGATGATTTTTTCCAAGATCGAGCTATTTTGACACCGACTCTTGAGCTGGTTGAGAAGGTTAATGATTTCGTACTATCACTAATTCCAGGTGAAGCATCTGAGTATCTAAGCTGTGATTCAATTTGCAAGTGTGATGAGGATGTTGGAATTGATCGTCGTTGGATAACAACCGAGTTTTTGAATGACATTAAATGTTCTGGATTGCCTAATCATAAGTTGCGTTTTAAGGTTGGTGTTCCGGTTATTCTTCTTCGCAATATTGATGTGTCTGCTGGTTTATGCAACGGTACGCGGTTGGTTATAAATCATCTTGGGAAAACAATAATTGGTGCACGTATATTGAATGGTTCTCATGGTGGGGAACAAGTATATGTTACAAGGATGAAGTTAATGCCATCTGATTCTAATGCTGCTATTACTTTTGAGAGACGCCAATTTCCATTTTCCTTGtgttttgcgatgactattaataaaaGTCAAGGACAAACTCTATCAAATGTTGGATTGTACCTTCCAAGACCTGTATTCACTCATGGTCAGCTTTATGTTGCTATCTCGCGTGTGAAGACAAGGACTGGTCTCAAAATTTTAATAGTCGATGAAAATGGCGAAGCTTCTAATACTACTGTCAATTTTGTTTACCGAGAAGTATTTCAGAAGATTTAA